Genomic DNA from Bacteroides zhangwenhongii:
GGCAGGACAGTTTTCGGATGATCGGGAAATAAAAAAACGTTTGCAGAGTAGTACAATGCCGGCTATTGCCGAAACTTTTGAGATAAAGGCTTACAATAATGACAGTACTGCGGTTGTATTTGATATGACCAGCTATCTGTTGAGCGATAAGAAGATGCTCTCTCCTTTCTCTCCTTATTCATTGATAGAAATGATGGGAGCGAACATTGATAAGAATTTTGAGAAGGAAAGCTCCTTTATACAGGGCATCAAAGGTTTTGAAGACAATGTCAGTGTCCGTTCCTTGTTGACTTATAAAGTAAGTGTAGGGGCTAAAGGAGGTTATGCGGTAAAAAATATGCCTTTCTCGGCTGTGATGAACCGTAGCTTTATCTTGTTGCCGGAAAAGCCGATGCGTCATCGTTATGCCGATCCGCGTATTGGTATTTTCGAACACTCTATTGTTGAGTTTGCTTCCGAAGGACGCGGATTGCGTACTCGCCATATTGCTCATCGTTGGAATCTGGAGCCGTCGGATTCTGCCGCATATCTGCGTGGAGAGTTAGTAGAACCTAAAAAGCCTATTGTTTTCTATATTGATGATGCATTCCCGTTGAGTTGGAATAAATACATTCATAAAGGAGTTGAGGTATGGCAGAAAGCATTTGAGAAGATTGGCTTTAAGAATGCGATTATAGCAAAGGATTTTCCTAAAAACGATCCTAACTTTGATCCGGAAAACATCAAATATTCTTGTATCCGTTATGCCCCTTCTACTGTAGCCAACGCAATGGGACCTTCTTGGATTGATCCTCGTTCGGGAGAGATCATAAATGCATCAGTAACGGTATATCATAATATTGTGCAGTTGGTTCAGTACTGGCGTTTTCTGCAGACTGCCCCGGCAGATAAAGAAGTTCGTGATGTAGTGTTGCGTGAAGACTTATTGGGAGACTGTATCGCTTACGTGCTTTCTCATGAGGTAGGACACACTCTGTCTCTAATGCATAATATGGCGGGTTCTTCTTCCATTCCTGTAGAGTCATTGCGTGATCCGAAATTTACTCAGGAGTATGGAACGACTTATTCTATCATGGATTATGCACGTAATAACTATATAGCACAGCCGGGCGATAAGGAGAAAGGGGTACGCATGACACCTCCTGAACTTGGCGCTTATGATTATTATGCGATCTCTTGGTTGTATAAACCAATATTTGAGGCGAAAACATCTGAAGAAGAAATTCCTATACTGGACAAATGGATCAGTGAGAAATCGGGTGATCCCAAGTATCGTTATGGTAAGCAGCAGTTTAAACGTCGCTTCGATCCGAGTTCCGTAGAAGAAGATTTGGGAGATGATCCTGTGAAAGCTTCAGAATATGGACGTCGTAATCTGCAATATATCCTGAAACATATTAATGAATGGGTAGCAGACAAAGATAAGGATTTTGAGTTCCGTACTGCTTTATATGATGAAGTTGTCTATGGATATGTACGCTATTTAAGCTTCGTGTTAGCTGATATCGGAGGTATTTATCTGAATGAACGTTATGACGGAGATCAGCGTCCGAGTTACCAGACTGTGTCGAAAGAGCAACAGAAGAAAGCGTTGAATTTCTTGTTGAATGAGTTGAAAGATCTTTCTTGGTTGGATGCGAATGAGACTTTGAAAGAGTTTCCTATCCGTACTTCTGTAGCTATGCAAATGGAGAACGCGATTATTGATGGTATCTTATCTCGTTGTGGTGCTGTTTCTATCTGTTCGGATAAGGCGACATCCGCTCCTTACACTCAAAAAGAATATCTGGCAGATATCGAACGTTTTGTATGGGCACCGACACGTGCTGGTAAAACTTTGACAGATACGGAGATGCGTCTGCAGATGAATTATCTGACAAAACTGATAGAAGGATCTGTAACCGGAGTTGCTAAAAATGCGACTCGTAAAGGTATTACGGATATGTATGGTATTATTGAGATTCCTGAATGGTTGAAGGCTGCTTCTCGTGAGCGTTTTGGCATCGTCTCGGAAGAATTTATGGGATGCTTTAATAATAAGCATGCTGAAATGCAGGCAGCCCGTTTGGAAGAAATTAGCGGTTTTGAGGATGATGTTGATTTGAAGGCTCCGTTGGAACCGATGGAACATGTTTATTTCGGCGAATTGAAGAAAATCCGTAGCTTGGTTGCAGCAAGTGCTTCTACCGGCTCTGCTGATACGCAACGCCATTATCGCTTATTGTTGTACAAAATTGATCAGGCATTAAAATGATAGGAAGTATGAGAAATAGATATAGTAAGATACTTTGTTTATTGCTTCTTTTTATGTGTTGCCTGCCACAAGACGGAAATGCGATCTGGCCTTTTAAAAAGAAGAAAAAAGAGGAAAAGAAAGAAGTGCTGACACCTTATCAGAAGCTTTTCAAGAACAAGAAAGTGCAGACAGCTCATGGGCTGATGACTATTCATAAGGTGGAAGATAAAGTGTATGTTGAGTTTCCGGTTGCTATGTTAGGACGGGAACTGTTGCTGACTTCTTCTATAGAAAACACGAGTGACGGTGGGGAAGGTGCACCGGGACAACTGGGCGGAACAGATGTACGTCTGCGTTTTGAGATGATCGATTCGACAATCGTGGCGCGTATGCCTTTGTTGAGCAAACCTGTCAATACGAGTGGTGACTCTGATATTACCCGTGCACTGAATCATTCACATAATCCGGGTATCTTCAAGAGCTTTAAAGTGTTGGCATGTACGCCGGATA
This window encodes:
- a CDS encoding zinc-dependent metalloprotease, with product MINPAVAKKKNKKKASTEATTKKKEKKETKYDKLFKGKKVTTAKGFITLHQFDNKVYFELPLKVLNRDILLGSTIAETTDNQFGCVGEKSSDPFLIRFVQRDSTITLRRVQAGQFSDDREIKKRLQSSTMPAIAETFEIKAYNNDSTAVVFDMTSYLLSDKKMLSPFSPYSLIEMMGANIDKNFEKESSFIQGIKGFEDNVSVRSLLTYKVSVGAKGGYAVKNMPFSAVMNRSFILLPEKPMRHRYADPRIGIFEHSIVEFASEGRGLRTRHIAHRWNLEPSDSAAYLRGELVEPKKPIVFYIDDAFPLSWNKYIHKGVEVWQKAFEKIGFKNAIIAKDFPKNDPNFDPENIKYSCIRYAPSTVANAMGPSWIDPRSGEIINASVTVYHNIVQLVQYWRFLQTAPADKEVRDVVLREDLLGDCIAYVLSHEVGHTLSLMHNMAGSSSIPVESLRDPKFTQEYGTTYSIMDYARNNYIAQPGDKEKGVRMTPPELGAYDYYAISWLYKPIFEAKTSEEEIPILDKWISEKSGDPKYRYGKQQFKRRFDPSSVEEDLGDDPVKASEYGRRNLQYILKHINEWVADKDKDFEFRTALYDEVVYGYVRYLSFVLADIGGIYLNERYDGDQRPSYQTVSKEQQKKALNFLLNELKDLSWLDANETLKEFPIRTSVAMQMENAIIDGILSRCGAVSICSDKATSAPYTQKEYLADIERFVWAPTRAGKTLTDTEMRLQMNYLTKLIEGSVTGVAKNATRKGITDMYGIIEIPEWLKAASRERFGIVSEEFMGCFNNKHAEMQAARLEEISGFEDDVDLKAPLEPMEHVYFGELKKIRSLVAASASTGSADTQRHYRLLLYKIDQALK